A genomic segment from Propionibacteriaceae bacterium ZF39 encodes:
- a CDS encoding DUF1648 domain-containing protein, whose product MTTHRDAHYVDAVATHLTHLPDHIRRIALDDLRGLLASGVAPDELGPAEAYASNLVIGFDPEPDPTEPQASFGIPFETRGATDPRVRSRLWDPQNPKILVPRLLGGGWMVNLGAVAVKLGLLRPDDWDDEALDRVPAWILQAFRFWPIAYAAAALAAATVAYQSGDKVPTHFSVSGHPDRWGNHNVAWIPPAIAAGVATWGALPTKGDDRMIRPALAIYGSGVAAGIAAITAYSAKNPTRRAPIAAALAIPFAGMVKAIALPVALGVRRSWRQAGHKQA is encoded by the coding sequence ATGACCACCCACCGCGACGCGCACTATGTCGACGCCGTCGCCACCCACCTCACGCACCTGCCCGACCACATCCGCCGCATCGCCCTCGACGACCTGCGCGGACTCCTAGCCTCCGGCGTGGCCCCCGACGAGCTCGGGCCCGCTGAGGCGTACGCCTCGAATCTCGTCATCGGCTTCGACCCCGAACCGGACCCGACCGAGCCGCAGGCCAGCTTCGGCATCCCGTTCGAGACCAGGGGCGCGACCGATCCCCGCGTCCGCTCGCGTCTCTGGGATCCTCAGAATCCCAAGATCCTCGTGCCACGCCTCCTCGGCGGCGGCTGGATGGTCAACCTCGGCGCGGTCGCCGTGAAGCTCGGGCTACTCCGCCCCGACGACTGGGATGACGAAGCCCTCGACCGCGTACCCGCGTGGATCCTGCAGGCATTCCGGTTCTGGCCGATCGCGTACGCGGCAGCCGCCCTCGCTGCCGCGACCGTGGCCTATCAGTCCGGGGACAAGGTCCCCACCCACTTCTCCGTCTCCGGCCACCCCGACCGCTGGGGCAACCACAACGTCGCGTGGATCCCACCGGCGATTGCCGCGGGTGTTGCGACGTGGGGCGCACTGCCCACCAAGGGCGACGACCGGATGATCCGGCCCGCGCTGGCCATCTATGGCTCGGGTGTGGCTGCTGGCATCGCTGCCATCACGGCATACTCCGCCAAGAATCCCACGAGGCGTGCCCCCATTGCAGCAGCCCTGGCGATCCCGTTCGCGGGCATGGTCAAGGCGATCGCCCTCCCGGTGGCACTTGGCGTACGCCGCTCCTGGCGTCAGGCCGGCCACAAACAGGCATAA
- a CDS encoding PadR family transcriptional regulator, translated as MAPTRAAQLRKGVLELAILALLDSTESYGGEIVTLLADTPGLEASAGTVYPLLTRLKTSKLVETTWVESPSGPPRKYYRLTPAGRAELAAGAQAWRQLAHALDTLLEER; from the coding sequence ATGGCACCGACACGAGCGGCCCAGCTTCGCAAGGGCGTACTCGAGCTGGCGATCCTCGCCCTCCTGGACTCCACAGAGTCCTATGGCGGCGAGATCGTCACGCTGCTCGCCGACACCCCCGGACTCGAAGCCTCGGCCGGCACGGTCTATCCCCTGCTCACCCGGCTGAAGACCTCGAAGCTCGTGGAGACCACCTGGGTGGAATCCCCGTCGGGCCCGCCGCGGAAGTACTACCGCCTCACCCCCGCCGGCCGCGCCGAATTGGCCGCCGGCGCCCAGGCCTGGCGCCAGCTCGCCCACGCTCTCGACACCCTCCTGGAGGAACGATGA